A stretch of Triticum aestivum cultivar Chinese Spring chromosome 1D, IWGSC CS RefSeq v2.1, whole genome shotgun sequence DNA encodes these proteins:
- the LOC123182886 gene encoding phosphomethylethanolamine N-methyltransferase isoform X2: MSEQGAGQGTKEQSPAELELELETDHPALPPPLARGGSASEVLAILPSYTGKTVLELGAGVGLFTGELAKEASHVIALEFIDNMIKKNEEINGHIHKNITFMCADVTSPELKIEDNSIDLVFSNWLLMQLNDEEVEKLIGRIVKWLKPGGHIFIRESCSHQSGDSKRKVNPTNYREPRFCTKVFKECHSYDQEGNSFELSLVTFKCIGAYVKSKRNQICWLWEKVKCTEDKGFQRFLDNVQYKSTGILRYERVFGEGYVSTGGFETTKEFVDKLDLKAGQKVLDVGCGIGGGDFYMAETYDVHVLGIDLSINMVSFAIERAIGRSCSVEFEVADCTTKEYAENTFDVIYSRDTILHIQDKPALFRNFFKWLKPGGKVLISDYCRSPGTPSEEFAAYIKQRGYDLHDVKTYGKMLEDAGFHDVVAEDRTDQFLRVLERELGETEKNKEAFLADFTQEDYDDIVNGWSAKLKRSSAGEQKWGLFIATK; the protein is encoded by the exons ATGAGCGAGCAGGGGGCAGGGCAGGGTACCAAGGAGCAGTCACCGGCAGagctcgagctcgaactcgaaaCGGACCACCCTGCCCTGCCCCCGCCCCTTGCTCGAGGTGGCTCTGCCAGTGAG GTGCTGGCCATCCTGCCGTCCTACACGGGCAAAACGGTGCTGGAGCTCGGCGCCGGCGTCGGCCTCTTCACCGGGGAGCTGGCAAAGGAGGCCAGCCACGTCATCGCTCTGGAGTTCATCGACAACATGATCAAGAAG AACGAGGAGATCAATGGGCACATCCACAAGAACATCACCTTCATGTGCGCCGACGTGACGTCGCCGGAGCTCAAGATCGAGGACAACTCCATCGACCTCGTCTTCTCCAACTGGCTGCTCATGCAGCTAAACGACGAGGAG GTTGAGAAGCTGATTGGGAGGATAGTGAAGTGGCTGAAGCCTGGTGGCCATATTTTCATCAGGGAATCCTGCTCCCACCAGTCAGGTGATTCCAAGAGGAAAGTGAACCCGACAAACTACCGTGAGCCAAGGTTTTGCACCAAG GTGTTTAAGGAATGCCACTCCTATGACCAAGAGGGGAATTCGTTTGAGCTTTCTCTGGTAACTTTCAAGTGCATTGGGGCTTATGTGAAAAGCAAGAGGAACCAG ATATGTTGGCTGTGGGAGAAGGTCAAGTGCACAGAAGACAAAGGCTTTCAGAGATTCCTGGACAATGTGCAGTACAAATCCACTGGCATCTTGCGTTATGAGCGCGTGTTTGGGGAGGGTTATGTTAGCACCGGTGGATTCG AGACCACAAAGGAATTTGTGGACAAGCTGGATCTGAAAGCTGGCCAGAAGGTGCTTGATGTTGGGTGCGGCATCGGAGGAGGCGACTTCTACATGGCTGAAACCTATGATGTCCATGTCCTCGGCATcgatctttccatcaacatggttTCGTTCGCGATAGAGCGTGCCATCGGGCGCTCGTGCTCGGTTGAGTTTGAGGTTGCTGACTGCACCACCAAGGAATACGCAGAGAACACGTTTGATGTGATCTACAGCCGTGACACCATCCTCCACATTCAA GACAAACCTGCTCTGTTCAGAAACTTCTTCAAGTGGCTCAAGCCTGGGGGCAAAGTGCTGATCAGTGACTACTGCAGGAGCCCTGGGACACCATCAGAGGAATTTGCTGCGTACATCAAGCAGAGAGGCTATGACCTCCATGATGTGAAGACCTATGGAAAG ATGCTTGAGGATGCCGGTTTCCACGATGTCGTCGCCGAAGACCGCACCGACCAG TTCCTGAGGGTCCTGGAGAGGGAGCTGGGCGAGACCGAGAAGAACAAGGAGGCCTTCCTGGCGGACTTCACCCAGGAGGACTACGACGACATCGTCAACGGCTGGAGCGCGAAGCTGAAGCGGAGCTCCGCCGGCGAGCAGAAGTGGGGGCTTTTCATCGCGACCAAGTGA
- the LOC123182886 gene encoding phosphomethylethanolamine N-methyltransferase isoform X1 — protein MSEQGAGQGTKEQSPAELELELETDHPALPPPLARGGSASELLQVLAILPSYTGKTVLELGAGVGLFTGELAKEASHVIALEFIDNMIKKNEEINGHIHKNITFMCADVTSPELKIEDNSIDLVFSNWLLMQLNDEEVEKLIGRIVKWLKPGGHIFIRESCSHQSGDSKRKVNPTNYREPRFCTKVFKECHSYDQEGNSFELSLVTFKCIGAYVKSKRNQICWLWEKVKCTEDKGFQRFLDNVQYKSTGILRYERVFGEGYVSTGGFETTKEFVDKLDLKAGQKVLDVGCGIGGGDFYMAETYDVHVLGIDLSINMVSFAIERAIGRSCSVEFEVADCTTKEYAENTFDVIYSRDTILHIQDKPALFRNFFKWLKPGGKVLISDYCRSPGTPSEEFAAYIKQRGYDLHDVKTYGKMLEDAGFHDVVAEDRTDQFLRVLERELGETEKNKEAFLADFTQEDYDDIVNGWSAKLKRSSAGEQKWGLFIATK, from the exons ATGAGCGAGCAGGGGGCAGGGCAGGGTACCAAGGAGCAGTCACCGGCAGagctcgagctcgaactcgaaaCGGACCACCCTGCCCTGCCCCCGCCCCTTGCTCGAGGTGGCTCTGCCAGTGAG CTGCTGCAGGTGCTGGCCATCCTGCCGTCCTACACGGGCAAAACGGTGCTGGAGCTCGGCGCCGGCGTCGGCCTCTTCACCGGGGAGCTGGCAAAGGAGGCCAGCCACGTCATCGCTCTGGAGTTCATCGACAACATGATCAAGAAG AACGAGGAGATCAATGGGCACATCCACAAGAACATCACCTTCATGTGCGCCGACGTGACGTCGCCGGAGCTCAAGATCGAGGACAACTCCATCGACCTCGTCTTCTCCAACTGGCTGCTCATGCAGCTAAACGACGAGGAG GTTGAGAAGCTGATTGGGAGGATAGTGAAGTGGCTGAAGCCTGGTGGCCATATTTTCATCAGGGAATCCTGCTCCCACCAGTCAGGTGATTCCAAGAGGAAAGTGAACCCGACAAACTACCGTGAGCCAAGGTTTTGCACCAAG GTGTTTAAGGAATGCCACTCCTATGACCAAGAGGGGAATTCGTTTGAGCTTTCTCTGGTAACTTTCAAGTGCATTGGGGCTTATGTGAAAAGCAAGAGGAACCAG ATATGTTGGCTGTGGGAGAAGGTCAAGTGCACAGAAGACAAAGGCTTTCAGAGATTCCTGGACAATGTGCAGTACAAATCCACTGGCATCTTGCGTTATGAGCGCGTGTTTGGGGAGGGTTATGTTAGCACCGGTGGATTCG AGACCACAAAGGAATTTGTGGACAAGCTGGATCTGAAAGCTGGCCAGAAGGTGCTTGATGTTGGGTGCGGCATCGGAGGAGGCGACTTCTACATGGCTGAAACCTATGATGTCCATGTCCTCGGCATcgatctttccatcaacatggttTCGTTCGCGATAGAGCGTGCCATCGGGCGCTCGTGCTCGGTTGAGTTTGAGGTTGCTGACTGCACCACCAAGGAATACGCAGAGAACACGTTTGATGTGATCTACAGCCGTGACACCATCCTCCACATTCAA GACAAACCTGCTCTGTTCAGAAACTTCTTCAAGTGGCTCAAGCCTGGGGGCAAAGTGCTGATCAGTGACTACTGCAGGAGCCCTGGGACACCATCAGAGGAATTTGCTGCGTACATCAAGCAGAGAGGCTATGACCTCCATGATGTGAAGACCTATGGAAAG ATGCTTGAGGATGCCGGTTTCCACGATGTCGTCGCCGAAGACCGCACCGACCAG TTCCTGAGGGTCCTGGAGAGGGAGCTGGGCGAGACCGAGAAGAACAAGGAGGCCTTCCTGGCGGACTTCACCCAGGAGGACTACGACGACATCGTCAACGGCTGGAGCGCGAAGCTGAAGCGGAGCTCCGCCGGCGAGCAGAAGTGGGGGCTTTTCATCGCGACCAAGTGA